TTCGTATTTCATTCATCGTTACCCACATCGGAAGCACCCGGTAAATTAAAGAATCGTGATGATCGTAAATTATTGGGTACGGATAAGGAACGTACTGTTTTAACACCACAAAGTAATGTGTATAATAATCTTGGTCAAGAGTGTGTTGCCGCTGGATGTAGTgttgatttattcatttttaataattcatatattGATATTGCAACAATTGGTCAAGTATCACGTTTAACTGGTGgtgaagtttttaaatatacatatttccaAGTAAGTATTTTCATGAaatgtacaatttaaaaatctttctCAAAATTGATATGAACTTGACAACAGTCTCTCAGATTACCAGTCATTCTAAAATGCCTGTGAAATAGGCGTGGTTTTAGATCCATGACTTACGTTGGACATAGGTATCAGGTTCGCCCACAGGGGAGGGGTTTTTGTGGGTTACACCATCCCCCACcttgaaaatttcttcaaataaatttgaactaacaatatagtACTGTAAATGCAGCCATTTATGAAACGCATTTCCACTGACTAGTCAGGGGTTCAAGCTGTTTCGAGTTCACGCTGGAGTCCAACCAAGTCACAATCTAAATACTGTCCATTGATTTGTTTCTAACACATTTACAGGATCGATTTTTGAATCATCGcaatgttttatcaaatttttcttgtttgtttcccaacaaaacattgaaaaaatttcatgaagaatctttttaatcatctttttaattttacgtcgtctcaaaacatacccTAAGATACATCGCGGTGTAGAAGTCGATGTGCAccgagttttggaaaagtttttctgtaTCTCATAGAATTAAGTTGTTAACaaaaatagtgactgaataCCACATTTTGACCTAATAAAATGTCTTACTCGAAAAAgggtttcttgtttttattgactttatgacctaataagatgaacaaaagtttgaaccccCTTGGGATGATTCCTGCATATGGAAACGTTTCCAAAACTTATTTGACGTTTTGAACAAAAGCACGttttatatattaagaaattcttcTAAATCTTGGAGttttcaactattttttataaataagtgcaaatattttttgtaggcTGATATTGATGGTCCACGACTAATTCAAGATTTAACCACAAATATAAGTAGACCAATTGCTTTTGATGCAATAATGCGTGTGCGTACTTCAACTGGAGTGAGACCAACAGATTTTTACGGACATTTCTTTATGTCGAATACAACAGATATGGAATTAGCAAGTATAGGTAAGTTTATTTTGGGCAAAATCATACGATAtctttatattattgataattaaagtTAAGTttggtatataaattaaaattttcatttcagatTGCAATAAAGGTATAGCATTGGAAATTAAACATGATGATAAGCTTACAGAAGAGGAAGGTGTTTATATACAAACTGCCCTATTATATACATCATGTTCTGGACAACGACGATtacgaattattaatttatctttacaAACATGTTCACAGTATGCAGATTTATATCGAAGCTGTGATTTGGATACAATTATGAATTTCTATGGAAAACAAAGTACGTTGAatctttttgttgttgttgttgtgtagtttttcttttctctttATATAATTAGTGTAGATTaacaatttgataatatttcttCAAATAGGTACATTCCGTTTATTGGAACATTCACCAAAAGCTGTGAAAGAAGGTTTAGTACAACGTTGTGCACAAACATTGGCATGCTATCGTAAACATTGTGCTGGCCCATCAAATGCTGGACAATTAATTTTACCTGAATGTATGAAACTAATGCCATTGTACTTAAATTGTCTATTAAAGAGTGACGCTATTTCTGGTGGTAAGTAACTtattacagtgcaaccttaatataacgaacctcaatataacgaattcctcgatttaacaaatttttcgcaatccccttgaattgtccataagagtcaatataaaatatacctctacattacgaatattttttgcgaacagtctctttataacgaatttcaactataataaaaaatttaaatacctctaaataacgaaattcgtcaattcaaaacctttatataatgtataaagtcccaccaatatatgacagttagtatgctccatagtatgtaattcatgtcgcgagaggttccgacacttttttcctctttataacgaattttagaccaacttaacctcaatattacgaacctcagtttaatgaattacttgatataacgaatatttactgattcccttcagatttgttatatcgaggttgcactgtataacACAAGAAACGGTATAAAGTCGAtctgaagtatttttttaaaactgtaaccttttttttcgaaataaaggTTCCGATATGACTATTGATGATCGATCATATGTAATGCAAAGTTTAATGGTTATGGATGTTCCATCGTCGGTATCATTCTTCTATCCACGTTTAACACCTGTTCATGATATTGATGTTAATGCTACAGATATTCCAATGCCAATTAGGTGTACAATTGAACGAATGGTTGATAATGGTGCTTATATTTTGGgtaagattttttatttctattcaaaaattgaaaaatgtatttattttattcttgggAACAAAATTCATTACATATAAGATAGTGCAAAATGAACTTTGTCGCTTAATTAAGATTGTTATGAAAGTAGAAGGAGGTCTCATTTTCCTTCTCACTCTGTCCCATGCAAAATGTATAGAACGAAATATCTGCTGccaactttaattaattaaatttttattttcatagaaaatggAATTCATATGTTCTTATGGGTTGGATTAAATGTCAATTCTGAATGGGTTCAAAGTATATTCGGTGTGCCATCAGTAATTCAAGCAAATTTCGATATGGTAGAATTACCAATTTTAGAAAATCCATTATCAAATCGTATGAGGAATTTAATAGAATCTATACGATCACTTCGGCCTCATTGTATGCGAGTaagtaatcatttttaaaaaattcaatatcaatTCACATCTAGCAAAAAAAAAGATCATAGACTACGACTTAAGTGCTAGACGTATTCAATTGCCTGGGCTCCtcgtttaaataataaaaattctaagcTAATTCGATATTTTCATTCACGTTTGCTTTCAATAAcgatataaatgtttttatctgATTCGAAAATTTAATCAGATCGCTAtttatatcgataaaaaataGGAAACTGAaacgaaatttgaaaaaggCGGACAAATTTGACCGGCCTTTTAGTTTCAGCTTAATaaatccattaaaatatttttaatatttatttcagttaACACTGGTAAGACAAGGCGATAAATTAGAGCATGTTCTAAAACATTTCCTAGCTGAAGATCGTGGAACTGATGGTTCACCATCCTATGTTGATTTCCTTTGTCATTTACATAAAGAAATACGTGTATTATTAAGCTAGCTTGCAAAAAATGCAAGAAGATAAATCAACactcatttatattttaaataaaaaaagaaaattatatccattgaatattttaattcaacagagaaaaaaatatgggctcattcggtttttttttttttttttttttttaatttgatatttaccaaacaatttttttattcttcccacaatttttcattttaacgaATCTTTTGTATATGTTAAAacgaatataaaacaaaaatatttcatccaaaaaattcattaaaaaatcatcaataacGAAAACTGACAATTTTAAGAAGCCCTAGGTTGTGCGGAATGAgtccattttattatttcaaaaatgcaGTCTAGAAGCTGAGCgttattttattggaaaaatcgtGACCACAGAAAAAGTTGCAAGTTTCAAGTGGAAGGTgttaaaatgggaaattttttcTGCCAACCTTACTGTTGTCATGTTTTTCACAAATTTCCATATCTTTAAAAAGGTTCCATAACtttgcattttttgttgttgtctaaaataatctttttaaagGTATACCCTTTTGCGAAAACACGATATAGTCTTAAGGTTGGCAgggaaaaatttccattttaatctCTACTAGCACATTATGGCTCAATATCTCATAAACGGATTGGTTACTACGCAAATGAAAACCAAAAGAatgtcataaaatcaccaaataaaAGACGTTTatgatttttacaaataaaatgacGCTGAACTCCTAgactaaaataaatacatcataATATGCCCCCAATTATTTGGcgatatttatcattatttatagtatactttttttttaataataattttatcaattatggtaaaaataattattcatctttaaaaatttcaaatacatttttattctaATAGGCGAAATCTTGCGGGAACGATTGTCTATCGATTTAGTAAAAGAGttaatttaatctaaattttatttctaaatgaattgtcgagttgcttttgtttttgtgatggtcaaagaatttttatatttttctgcaTGTTTATAATTCGATAACTTGCGTGTactgcaattttaatttagcttttcaatatttaaaaggGTATGCAAGTATTAAGGAAGCTAtcggaaaattgaaataatattgaaattactttgtggataataataatacataagaggGGTTCCGCAAATGGGTTCCTAGCTTGAGAATATCCCGTCACTCGAAAGCGAGGCGTCTCCGAGTTAGAGATGTTATTTTATGCTGATAAGACAGTCGAAGCCAGACGTCAAGCAGAAACCCACAGCTTCTTCGCCGTGATTTCTCCCAGGATTGATGGATCCAACGTTTCGGACCtaaaaataaagatgaaaaaaaacttatatggAGATTTCATTGTCCTCCATACACCCCCTAAAAGTGGGATCATCAGATCCCCATGTTATTATGAAAATGGTAGTTTAATCGACAGTGTTCTGTCAAGAGTCCCACACTTCTTCTCCACTGTTCATCTGAAATCGCTCACTGAAATCGTTCACTGAAATCGCTCTAGCGATTTTTAGGCGAGCACACTGTTTGGACAGTCGCATGCCTACCCAAAGTCCCAGTAATACTTTAAGGATAGTTGAGAACAATTTATTGTTCTTAAACTTTGTACCAAAATTTCTACATCATTTACATTTAGTATTAAATCGAAGAATTTCAACAGATGACAATGGACGGTTTAAAGAAATGTAAATCATATTATCCTGCTTCCAAAAAGTGCACCTCTCACCCCTTTGCGAAAAGAAATACACCGCTTAAATGATTTCGCCTATTCCAATTaggtaaattttcataaaattcatttatccaATCATTGATTGATATAAAATCATTGCTATATTGTACATagtctaaaattttttcattaatataaaattaaattttatttattttcgaatgtatttttttggtgTTTAGCATGTTCCAaagttaaagtaaataaataatcaagatgaattgtacatattttttttttttcaatctttattttggaacaacaaattaaaatctttattttttgttgtttacgctttaaaaaaatacagaacaATTTTTATTCTGAATTCGATCATACTCTGTAGATTCCGAATCGGTTCAGTATAAGTCCATGTGCAATACGAATATTCTTTTCTGCGAGAAACATTGAATTATTGTTGTATGTGAATTATTCACATTAATTGACGGACGAATATGTCTGCCAGCTTTGCGAACTTTAAGTCATGGAGGTAATGAAGCTCACGTAAGAAGATATAGaagtaattgaaatgaaactattaaaatatctgCTTAATTCGatgaatttatttcgaaaagtttGACTTGTTAAAGAGATTACAATGAGGTTACAAGagtattagaaaaaaatcgagGAGTTTGATTTAATGAGGTTTGactgtaataataaattgatagcATTGGCGTTATCTATTTATTGCAGAAAATCGTGTAAGCTATTTTCTTGAAAGACTTTCTTATAATATGATTTAGCTATTATGACGCAGAAGTAGCTTTTATAATAAGAGATGATAGTTCAGTTCGATTTGCGAGggctaaaaaaaagaattagttaaaaaaagaattttggtTAAAGGGGCCCCCCAGGTAGATTTACGAAGACTAACAAAAAGTGCTTAAGTGTGCCGTCACCAAAAATCCAACTACAGGTCACAACAGTTATAAATGTGGCACTGGACACGAGACGAAATACTACTGTTTGAAACTCGATTATCCTTAAAGTAAATATTCTTCTTGTTAGGGGagtatttttggtattttaagaatattaaactGATTCGAGACCGATTCGAAAATTGAATGcatcaatgaaaaatatttgtaaaaaaataaaatgtgaatCGAACCTTCAAAATTtactatatttgaatatttttctttagcCGCAAAAAATCTAGTCTTAAAGAGAGAATAGAATAAATTTgtctagaataattttgaatatttatcaaaattggaccCCATTTTCCTTAACGAATGTGTAAATATAGCAATGTTTATTTAGATAAAAGTTGCTGCTATGTATAAAATggtataaatttaaagaatataagtaacaatttaaaaatatatattttctagtttttaaaaacaaattcatccttattatattaattggcaattattttgtctaaatatgtgtgtgtatgtatgaaaCACAGATCTATACtagtattttttgttatattgtattattaatgttaaataaaaataattcaatttaaataattatttatattatatcgaCCTTAAACAGCCCCCTCCACCCCTTAATTCAGtcaaattaaacatgaaaaggACGTGAATActgcatcaaatcaggtatttttgtttttttttttgatatgttgtttgtaATGTAAGACAATGTTAGCtccaagttttcgacctcgaCATACAACCGggtcaattcaaaaattttaattttgacctTCGTTCAGTTTtctattttacaaattacacgAATACTCTTCCACAAATGTCATGTAAACTAACCAAGTCCACCAAAGAGAGCAAAGTTTGATTAAAATACATTCTCAAAACTGATGTCagattttcagatattttttattgccgTATTTACACATACCGTGtgatcattttaaaagtatccacTCTTAATAACTCTGGACCTGAtggaattattgttttgtgcgAAAACACGccgatttagatatcgaaggggacgttcaaaaatggtacctagagaattttatgaTTCTTTCCCCGACCCCCAGctaccccaactttgaaatttcaaatggcatcCCCTACCTTgttatacctcatttgaaagtccataaaattctctattcaatcatggtataaaaatgaaatcgatcgattggttcttaagatagactaatatttttatttttattcactcagaacattatatttacaaaaacaattaaattacaaactttACCATTATCTCCACCAAAAACtaacagaaaaacttttttcaagagACACTACATGATGCCACCATTTTGGTGGAATATATAACATTTCACCAGGTTTTAATACACAATACCATTTAATTGCCTTACCAAATTCTGGATAATCTTTTAAATTTGGTGAAATAGGATCTACTTGTGatgtgttaaataaaagtttatcatCGTACGGATATAAATATGATGAATCATCcggtgaaaataatataatttgttttgaaccAATCACCTAAGAacatataaaatgattaaagaatttaaaatctgaaaatatctATTCTTCCAAATATTCTAAGCTTAGAACGTTAAGAAGgaattgattcaaattttatgcCCTATTACTGGATAGAGGATCccatttattgaaattgatcaaatttgtaGTATGAACTATAGCGCCTCCAAACGAATGGATAGaactaaaaatgataataattctaAAACAATAGATACCTGCGTTAAAAGATTATGTTTGGGGTCATAATGTAATGGAGATAACGTTCCTTTCGGTCCAAACCATGCATTTATTTCTGGTTCAACATTAGTTTCGTCATCATCGGTTAAAGCACAATAATCAGGAATTATTATATCATCTCGAAGTTGTGGCaactagaataaaattaattaacattaattgatttttaagaatatatgaCCAAAGTAGAGTATCTGAAGATTTAGTTTGCAGGATCTCaggtaattataaattaaattgagagTCAAGTCGACAAGTTCAAATtagtgaaatatagaaatactggtcgtaaaaatacgtgggATAAAAACTATTTGGTGGCTTTTAATTTAAGGTCAATATTTTGGTAGATACAAACTCCAAAGTAATGTTTTCCCAAAATGTAAGTGCAGGCCCCTTTCCTcattactttgaaaattatcaaaccTGATCAAATAAAGTATGTTGTGCCAAATATCCTCGTTGTGATTCTTCATCGTATTCTTTACATACgtaattcattataaattctCTCATAGTCATTA
The Chrysoperla carnea chromosome 4, inChrCarn1.1, whole genome shotgun sequence genome window above contains:
- the LOC123297972 gene encoding bifunctional peptidase and arginyl-hydroxylase JMJD5 is translated as MGLLLGAPIFDENDENILSNMGIDLMKYFNKYIYVSADIEYNNSKIEATSLGQELLNVPENCKEISTCEKPELSYFNDKFFKPCIPVKLIGCIDHWPAKTKWTNLDYFIKIAGERTIPVEIGAHYVHENWTQKLMTMREFIMNYVCKEYDEESQRGYLAQHTLFDQLPQLRDDIIIPDYCALTDDDETNVEPEINAWFGPKGTLSPLHYDPKHNLLTQVIGSKQIILFSPDDSSYLYPYDDKLLFNTSQVDPISPNLKDYPEFGKAIKWYCVLKPGEMLYIPPKWWHHVVSLEKSFSVSFWWR